Within the Echinicola sp. 20G genome, the region AAGCAAACAGAAATGTACTACTCAAAGCTTTTCCATGCTTATCAAGTTATTCTAAAGAAGTTTTACGGTATTGAAATAGAAGAGTCCAACTCATTGATCTATAAAATGATCAATATCAATGGAATCGATAAATACTATTATTCAGAAATCAATGTAGACTTTGTAGATGCTGAGGCCTTGATGGAGCTTCCATCCAAGGAAACTATCATGAATTCTTGTTCAGGGACTACTCCATGTTTGAATGATTTCAATAAACTACAGCAAGTTTTACCTCTTGAGAAGTTTAAGTTTAATGGCTTTTCAATAGCTTTTCTGAAAGATTTCACCGAATCTGAAAGCATTGCTGAACTCAACACAGCTTTGTTAAATGATTATGATTTTGCATCTCCGAAGTTTTTGGAAACCATTGAAAGAAGTGTGAAGAGCCTATTGGGAAATGCTAAAATCAAAGTGGGAATTGCCGCATTCCAAAAATTTCAGGACAAATTCCTAATATCGGAAAAACGCTTGGCCAACAGTTACTTAATTAGGCAGATTTGCCAGACGGATTGTGACAAAAATTATGAAAGTGCCATAAATTTTCTATCCACTATCAGCGCACCAATTTTCCTCAATGAATTTGACGAATGTCCTGAGGCTAAAAGTTCCTACAAAACCATTAAACAGTTGGGCATTGAGGAAATAATTATTTTACCCTTGCAGTATGGGGATAGCCCTGTTGGGGTTTTGGAGATCTGTTCTGAGGAAAAGGGAATTTTAAACAACATGATGTTGTCCAAACTGAAAAACATCAACCAGCCCTTGGCGATGGCACTTCAAAAAAACAGCAAACAGTTTGAGTATGAAGTGCAGAAAGTCATCAGGAAAAACTATACTGCTATCCAACCATCCATAGAGTGGAAATTTCTTGATGTGGCTGTCCAAAACATTTTGGATCAGGAAAATGGAAAAAACTCCAAACTCCAACCAGTTGTATTTGACGATGTTTACCCGCTTTATGCTGCTGTGGATATTAGGAATTCATCCGCCACGCGTGTGGAGTCCATTCAAAAAGACTTGCAGCAACAACTGAAATTAGGTGCGGGTATTATATCCAAAGCACTTGAAAGTCACTATTTGCCCGTATTAGAAAAAATGAAATTCAAAATTGGGCAAATGCTTCAAGATATCCAGTTGATCTTGATTTCTGAAGATGAATCAAAAATCAACCAATTTCTATTGGATGAGCTTGAGCCTCTTTTCAAACACTTGAAAAAAGTTCAGCCAGAGTTGGAGTCCTTAGTCAATGAGTACTTCTCCACCATGGATCCTGAGTTGGGAATACTTTATGAGAATAGAAAGGCTTTTGAAGATAGCCTTTCCATAATCAATCAAGCCATTGGACAACATATCGAACAAGCTCAGGTTCAGGCCCAGAAAATGTTTCCCCATTATTTCGAGAAATACAAAACGGATGGTATTGATTATAATATCTACATTGGTCAGTCCTTGGTAAGAGATCGGATGTTCGATCCTATTTATCTCAAAAACCTCAAACTTTGGCAACTCACCACGCTATGTGAAAGTGCTTTTTTAAGCCAATCTCTAAAGTCAAAACTCCCTATTCCGCTTGAAACCACCCAGTTACTTCTAGTACACAGTGCACCACTGTCCATTAGTTTTAGGATGGATGAAAGGAAATTTGATGTGGAAGGAGCTTATAATATTCGCTACGAGATCATGAAAAAGCGAATAGACAAGGCCTTGATTTTAAACAGCAAGGAAAGATTGACCCAACCAGGTACTATTGCCATCATCTATACCCAACCTAAAGAAGCAGAAGAATACTTGGATTACATCTATTATCTTCAAAACAAAGGACTTCTAGGAGATAAAGTAGAACAACTAGACCTTGAAGATTTGCAGGGTGTAAATGGTTTGAAAGCATTGAGAATCAACTTGGCTGAAATTCCATATTCTGATTATCCAAATAAGCAAAAAGACACAATTAAAACTGATAGCCAAAAGTAAAGGTAGGCAATACCCCCTCTTTACTAATGGCCACTGTCCCGGAAAGCACCATCAAATTCAAAGGTGCCAACCAAACGCCAGCTCCAAAGCTATTGTGCCATTTGGAGCTATTTTCATCTTTGTACCAAACTCTGCCTATGTCATGGAAAACAGTCACTCCGACTGTGGCTGGAAAGAGATAGGTTGTAAAATCACTTAACCTGATGCGGGCTTCTGTATTGTTATAAATCATCGCATCTCCAGCAAACCTACTTCTTCGATATCCTCTCAAATTGTCCATTCCTCCCAGTGTTTGGGCTTGGAAAAATTCATAATCACCCCAATTGACACCTCCTCCAAATTGGGTGGCCCAAGTGATAATAGATGGAATTTGTCTGCTCCAATAAAGTGTCAAAGCTGTATTCATCTGCGTTAAGTCGCCACTGTATTCATTGATTCCCTGCAGATGGCTAAACTGTTGTACAAATTTCACCCCACGATTAGGCATCTTGGGGTGATCTGTATCATCAACTACCAACTGGGCATCCAATCCTGCATATAGTTTAGCATTTTCCAAATCTTCCACATCCACATCTGTCTGATCTGGTGAATAGATATACTTGCCAAAATTATCATCTTCATCCATCCTGGTCCGCTGTAACAGTGGCCCAACCCTGAAAAGGACATTTTTAGTAAGATCCTTTCTCAACCAAGTGTTGAGATTGATTTGGTTGTAGCGTACACGATAATATTTGTAGCCATACTTGTCCTTGTCAAATTCTGCGCGCTCATTTCCATATCCAAAAAAGTTATTGACATAATTGGGTGCCTTGATTGTAGCATCCCATTCCACGTCCAAATCCTGAAGTACGTCCACTGCCCTGCCCTGATAATATAAATTAACGGCCAAAGTCTTGATGGCTATATTAGCTTTAATACTTTGCTGCATCGCAAAAGGCTCTTTCCTAAACCCTTGTGTAGTCCATTGTACCCCACCCCCAAGAAATATCCCGTCGTCCACATTGTATTCCAAAGACACGAGCGGAAATAACATGTCATACTTAAAAGCTTTACGGTTATATTCATAGACAGAAGGTTTTTTGGAAGATATCAACTTAGATGATTCTCCTAACAGTAATGTATCCTGCTGCTTATTCCAATGGTAAACTAGATTTGCTTTATGGTCCAAATCACTTTTATCTTGAATTACATTGGTATCAAATCCACCCAAAACCCGTACTTTAATTTTACCAGGGCCTGATCCAGTAATTTCAAAAAGATCCTCTCCCCCCAAACCATAAATTCTGATTTCATTGGTTTCATTAGGATCGAACTTCCTGTTATAGATTTTTTGCTTTACATTCCCTTTTTTGGAAATCTTGCTGACTTCCACATCCACTTTGCCATCATCTTCATGTCTGATTTCAAACAGCTCACTTTTTTGGGTTCCATACACATCAACAGCTTTGGAAATAAACTCATAGTACTTTAAAGCTTCCTCCTTCATCCAACTCCTGCGATATTTAAGTTTATCCGTTATTTCAATACCTCTGTGTGCGTAAATTTCATCCGGCAAACTGTGTACGGCCACCTCAATGACTTCATCATCCATACGCTCAAGAAACTTATCAGCTTCCTCCTCCCAATCCTCCTTGTCAAGATCGTTTAAAAAAGATCGATCAAAATAGCGTCCATTGAACATAAAACCATTCACATCCCGCATCTCATATCCAAATCCTTGGAATTTGGGCATGATCCATTTTCGGCTAAATATCTTGGGCAACACACCCTCATTTACAAAAAACGCTTGATCTCTGTCTCTGGGCACAGGCACGAATTCTCTTCCCTTTTTGTCCTCAATCCCAATCCACCTCCATTGATCATCATGTCTGTCCCAATCCCCAATATACAAATCCAAAAGTCTAGCCCTTAAAATCTTCTTTTGGTCCAATTCATAATCCTGATCACCAAAGCGTTTTCTCAGCATTTTATCTGTGCTGTAAAACTTGTATTCTTCATCTTCCAGTTTTTCAGGAGTGATTTCACGTTCTTCATAAAGGTAGACTGCATTTCCAAAATTTTTCTGATAAATACCCAATTCAGTATCGTCTGGTAACCATACCAATTCGGGATTAGTATGGAATACTTTTGCTGCATCAGCCAATTTGGGGATAATCAAAGCCCCGTAGGGATGGGAAGCTGAAATTTGATCTTGGACAATATCTTTGGCTACGGTATTTCTAAGTACAGCCGGAATAGCCGCTTCGGGAAATTTATCGACCGACCTCAATACATATTCTCTTCCAGTTGAATCAGCCAACCTTAAAGACCTCGTCTGCATTCCTCCTCCTCGCTTGACAATCTCCATTCCTCCTCTTTCCTTTTTTAAATCAAACGTCCGGAACCAAATGGGTTGTCCCCATTCATTCCGATAGTTTTTTCCATAAAACTTCTCTTCCTCGGGCCCTGCAAAATACTGTTGGCTAACTGCCGCCTTGACAGAATCTCTAAATGGCAACTTGGCCTGGATAACTTCCTGCTGCTGCCCACTTGATTTTGTATAGACTACATCAGAGTAAATCGGATCAAAACCATCTTCTAAGCTGTAAAAATCCAACTTTACCTCTCCATTTGAATAAAAGTCAAGAGTAGCCAAGCCTTGTTGCTCATAAGTAAATTCCGCCGGGTTTTTCTTCTTGATCAATGTACTTTTAGATCCTGCACCGCTCACCACATGGCGTGCTTCTGGAGTAATGGTATACTCCAAAGCATGCTCATGCCCAGAAAGCACCACCACATTGGGGTGACCTTCCATGATAGCTTCCATGCTTTTTATTAATTGCTGATATTTTGGGTGAGGTACATCCTGAATATTACCTAAATAAGTTCTATACATAGGGTAAATTGAACCAATTACCGGCAATGGAATGTATAGATCTGGGTTAATGGCAGTAAAGGGAAAGAGATGGTCCCTCCAGCTAAAAGCTCCGTTATGCTCCCCAAAGGTCTCCATGGGATGGTGCATGGCGAGTAACACCAATTTATCCTGATTGGCTTCAAAAACATCCCCAATAGATGCTATCAATTCATCTTCTGACTTATATTCACAATCTGAATCAAGTCCAGGCCTATTGACCGGCTGAAGCCACCACTGACTATCAATAGCTATCAACACAGTATGTTCATTCAGTTCCCTTACGTAAGGTCCAGGACAGCC harbors:
- a CDS encoding BamA/TamA family outer membrane protein, coding for MKKSLLILLLFGLVGSSFSQEITQRLYLIGDGGQLDGNSHPVSLMVEKMLKREPSGIKSDVIFLGDNIYPKGMPELGDKRETLSKAILDAQFAFSNQVEGEIWMIPGNHDWEKGHDGGWNAILRAQAYVDSLHLSNVFWVPQDGCPGPYVRELNEHTVLIAIDSQWWLQPVNRPGLDSDCEYKSEDELIASIGDVFEANQDKLVLLAMHHPMETFGEHNGAFSWRDHLFPFTAINPDLYIPLPVIGSIYPMYRTYLGNIQDVPHPKYQQLIKSMEAIMEGHPNVVVLSGHEHALEYTITPEARHVVSGAGSKSTLIKKKNPAEFTYEQQGLATLDFYSNGEVKLDFYSLEDGFDPIYSDVVYTKSSGQQQEVIQAKLPFRDSVKAAVSQQYFAGPEEEKFYGKNYRNEWGQPIWFRTFDLKKERGGMEIVKRGGGMQTRSLRLADSTGREYVLRSVDKFPEAAIPAVLRNTVAKDIVQDQISASHPYGALIIPKLADAAKVFHTNPELVWLPDDTELGIYQKNFGNAVYLYEEREITPEKLEDEEYKFYSTDKMLRKRFGDQDYELDQKKILRARLLDLYIGDWDRHDDQWRWIGIEDKKGREFVPVPRDRDQAFFVNEGVLPKIFSRKWIMPKFQGFGYEMRDVNGFMFNGRYFDRSFLNDLDKEDWEEEADKFLERMDDEVIEVAVHSLPDEIYAHRGIEITDKLKYRRSWMKEEALKYYEFISKAVDVYGTQKSELFEIRHEDDGKVDVEVSKISKKGNVKQKIYNRKFDPNETNEIRIYGLGGEDLFEITGSGPGKIKVRVLGGFDTNVIQDKSDLDHKANLVYHWNKQQDTLLLGESSKLISSKKPSVYEYNRKAFKYDMLFPLVSLEYNVDDGIFLGGGVQWTTQGFRKEPFAMQQSIKANIAIKTLAVNLYYQGRAVDVLQDLDVEWDATIKAPNYVNNFFGYGNERAEFDKDKYGYKYYRVRYNQINLNTWLRKDLTKNVLFRVGPLLQRTRMDEDDNFGKYIYSPDQTDVDVEDLENAKLYAGLDAQLVVDDTDHPKMPNRGVKFVQQFSHLQGINEYSGDLTQMNTALTLYWSRQIPSIITWATQFGGGVNWGDYEFFQAQTLGGMDNLRGYRRSRFAGDAMIYNNTEARIRLSDFTTYLFPATVGVTVFHDIGRVWYKDENSSKWHNSFGAGVWLAPLNLMVLSGTVAISKEGVLPTFTFGYQF
- a CDS encoding GAF domain-containing protein translates to MDLKSLWKNTEYTFGLSNDLSFRPLINWWEQKVKEGDLYAPQVQRFLEDIKKYPILNQDKIDVKALQEDKEAYAFIVQCIFPVSLNLSRQLFLMSKPFEFDIIYSSRLFQEMFLSLKDSPSCFIEAKQTEMYYSKLFHAYQVILKKFYGIEIEESNSLIYKMININGIDKYYYSEINVDFVDAEALMELPSKETIMNSCSGTTPCLNDFNKLQQVLPLEKFKFNGFSIAFLKDFTESESIAELNTALLNDYDFASPKFLETIERSVKSLLGNAKIKVGIAAFQKFQDKFLISEKRLANSYLIRQICQTDCDKNYESAINFLSTISAPIFLNEFDECPEAKSSYKTIKQLGIEEIIILPLQYGDSPVGVLEICSEEKGILNNMMLSKLKNINQPLAMALQKNSKQFEYEVQKVIRKNYTAIQPSIEWKFLDVAVQNILDQENGKNSKLQPVVFDDVYPLYAAVDIRNSSATRVESIQKDLQQQLKLGAGIISKALESHYLPVLEKMKFKIGQMLQDIQLILISEDESKINQFLLDELEPLFKHLKKVQPELESLVNEYFSTMDPELGILYENRKAFEDSLSIINQAIGQHIEQAQVQAQKMFPHYFEKYKTDGIDYNIYIGQSLVRDRMFDPIYLKNLKLWQLTTLCESAFLSQSLKSKLPIPLETTQLLLVHSAPLSISFRMDERKFDVEGAYNIRYEIMKKRIDKALILNSKERLTQPGTIAIIYTQPKEAEEYLDYIYYLQNKGLLGDKVEQLDLEDLQGVNGLKALRINLAEIPYSDYPNKQKDTIKTDSQK